A genomic region of Cannabis sativa cultivar Pink pepper isolate KNU-18-1 chromosome 1, ASM2916894v1, whole genome shotgun sequence contains the following coding sequences:
- the LOC133036595 gene encoding uncharacterized protein LOC133036595 yields the protein MSFQQLEDETTSDAWERFKELLRKCPHHGIPHCIQLETFYNGLNAASRMVLDASANGAILSKSYNEAFEILERIASNNYQWSTNRAPTSRKVAGVLESRCFDRSNRSNGLNDQHFEEYEYGRKSSVCYVGNQNFNRNNNPYSNSYNPAWKHHPNFSWGGQGASSSGAQQGQGKQSFPPGFSQQPRPQQPHQPQGSQTSSLESLMRDYMAKNDAVIQSQAASLRNLEVQLGQLANDLKNRPQGTLPSDTENPRRDGKEHCKAVTLRSGKIIESNVAATGSKEPSSIQKEGEMKKKPATTAAEIPQASYKTSDRRSAAEKPLQKPPLPFPQRFKKQQDDGQFRRFLDVLKQLHINIPLVEALEQMPTYVKFLKDILTKKRRLGEFETVALTEGCSAMLKSKIPPKLKDPGSFTIPISIGGRDVGRALCDLGASINLMPMSTFRKLGIGEARPTTVTLQLADRSMAHPEGKIEDVLVQVDKFIFPADFIILDYEADREVPIILGRPFLATGRTLIDVQNGELTMRVNDQKVTFNVFNAMRFPDEIEECSRLSVIDSIVAESFHKKVWKDERVISSLEDLEALSEDEETQVAWVEPMQPFPKFKKSFESLELKESNFKPPKPSVQEPPKVELKPLPSHLKYAYLGENETLPIIISACLEKARKFERFVARSAEET from the exons ATGTCTTTTCAACAATTGGAAGACGAGACTACTAGTGATGCATGGGAaagattcaaggagttgttgagGAAGTGCCCACACCATGGTATTCCCCATTGTATCCAACTTGAGACTTTTTACAATGGTCTCAATGCGGCTTCTAGGATGGTGTTGGACGCTTCGGCTAATGGAGCCATTCTTTCCAAGTCTTACAATGAAGCTTTTGAGATTTTGGAAAGGATAGCTAGCAACAACTATCAATGGTCAACTAATAGAGCTCCTACAAGCCGAAAAGTAGCGGGTGTTCTTGAAAGTAGATGCTTTGACCGCTCTAACCGCTCAAATGGCCTCAATGACCAACATTTTGAAGAATATGAATATGGGAGGAAGT CTTCGGTGTGTTATGTGGGTAATCAAAACTTCAACCGCAACAACAATCCATACTCAAACTCCTACAATCCGGCATGGAAGCATCATCCAAACTTTTCATGGGGAGGTCAAGGGGCAAGTTCAAGTGGAGCACAACAAGGACAAGGAAAGCAATCATTCCCACCGGGTTTTTCTCAACAACCAAGACCTCAACAACCTCACCAACCTCAAGGCTCTCAAACTAGTTCTTTGGAGAGCTTAATGAGAGATTATATGGCCAAGAATGACGCTGTAATTCAAAGCCAAGCAGCATCTCTTCGAAATCTTGAAGTTCAATTGGGGCAATTGGCCAATGATTTGAAGAATAGACCACAAGGCACTTTGCCTAGTGACACCGAAAATCCAAGAAGAGATGGGAAGGAACATTGCAAAGCGGTAACCttgagaagtggaaaaataattgagtCAAATGTGGCTGCAACAGGCAGTAAAGAGCCCTCTTCAATCCAAAAAGAGggggaaatgaagaaaaaaccaGCAACTACAGCTGCTGAAATTCCCCAAGCTAGTTACAAAACATCCGATCGACGTTCTGCTGCAGAAAAGCCTTTGCAAAAGCCACCTCTACCATTTCCTCAACGGTTCAAGAAGCAACAAGATGAtggtcaattccggagattCCTTGATGTTTTAAAGCAGCTCCACATCAATATTCCATTAGTGGAAGCTTTAGAGCAAATGCCAACCTATGTGAAGTTTTTGAAGgatattttgacaaagaaaaggaGGCTTGGGGAGTTTGAAACTGTCGCTTTGACGGAGGGCTGTAGTGCCATGTTGAAAAGTAAAATCCCACCCAAATTGAAAGATCCGGGCAGCTTTACAATTCCAATTTCTATTGGGGGTAGAGATGTTGGAAGAGCtctttgtgacttgggagctagTATTAATCTCATGCCTATGTCTACTTTTAGAAAGTTGGGAATTGGAGAAGCGAGGCCAACCACCGTCACTTTGCAATTAGCGGATCGTTCCATGGCTCATCCGGAAGGGAAAATTGAAGATGTGTTGGTGCAAGTGGATAAATTCATTTTTCCGGCTGACTTTATCATCCTAGACTATGAGGCCGATAGAGAAGTTCCGATTATTTTGGGACGACCATTTCTTGCTACCGGAAGAACCTTGATTGATGTACAAAATGGGGAACTCACTATGAGAGTGAACGATCAAAAAGTCACTTTTAATGTGTTCAATGCTATGAGATTCCCGGATGAGATTGAAGAATGTTCACGTTTGAGTGTAATTGATTCTATTGTGGCTGAAAGTTTTCACAAGAAAGTGTGGAAGGATGAGAGGGTGATAAGCTCTCTTGAAGATCTTGAAGCTTTgagtgaagatgaagaaacccaAGTTGCTTGGGTTGAGCCGATGCAACCTTTCCCTAAATTCAAGAAATCTTTTGAGTCTTTAGAGTTGAAAGAAAGCAATTTCAAGCCTCCAAAGCCTTCCGTCCAAGAACCACCAAAGGTAGAGCTGAAACCTTTGCCAAGCCACCTCAAATATGCTTATTTGGGGGAGAATGAAACGCTGCCAATAATTATTTCAGCGTGTTTGGAAAAGGCCCGAAAATTTGAAAGGTTTGTTGCTAGAAGTGCTGAAGAAACATAA